The following coding sequences are from one Coffea arabica cultivar ET-39 chromosome 11e, Coffea Arabica ET-39 HiFi, whole genome shotgun sequence window:
- the LOC113718824 gene encoding cation/H(+) antiporter 20-like, with the protein MAFNVTSVKTSSGGAWQGDNPLQFAFPLLIIQTTIVVLISRVLEFLFKPLRQPKVVAEILGGILLGPSALGRNKDFMQWIFPAWSTPILESVGSMGLLFFLFLVGLELDLSSIRRSGKRAFGIAAAGMSLPFLLGAGLTFLTRKVVNGDNHHKYGQLLMFMGVSLSITAFPVLARILAELRLLTTDVGRTAMAAAAFNDVSAWILLALAVALAGGGTGAHRSPLISLWVLLSGVAFVAFMLVFVRRIMHWVARQGSNIHEAYIWLTLAAVMVSGFMTDLIGIHAIFGAFIFGLTIPSDGEFARSLVQRIEDFVSGLLLPVYFASSGLKTDITKIRGLEAWGLLVLTIFTACAGKILATFFAAVLCMIPVRQSLALGVLMNTKGLVELIVLNIGKEKKVLDDEMFAILVLMALFTTFMTTPTVMAIYRPARELSPPARLEISSTSNLEEELRILMCIRGPGDSQSLINLVELCRSTKQPVLKLYVMQLLELTDRSSLIRMVQRVRRNGLSCVRCSRQGGELSNQIVAAFKVYGQLSKVTIRPTASISSLSTMHEDICHVAEKKRAAMLLLPFHKAWRREGNEEILMNLGTGWRGVNQMVLTNAPCSVALVVDGGFGVALEHSLIDDNALIKKVCILFLGGPDSQKALELGCRMAGHPVMRVTVVRLTMFKDLEDMIETRPSSSQAFNSKDHQISITPNEYSREQELDDSIFIDFRRKWTGEIEFVEKETHNLINEVKAIGQGGEFELVIVGQGRFPPAVLAELEDSRPEFDELGHVGDLIYSLGEAVKCSLLVIKQNDSVKDNKMPKPEMAN; encoded by the exons ATGGCATTTAACGTCACCTCAGTTAAAACTTCCTCAGGTGGCGCATGGCAAGGGGATAATCCGCTGCAGTTTGCATTCCCCTTGTTAATAATCCAAACCACCATAGTCGTCCTCATTAGCCGTGTCCTTGAATTCCTCTTCAAACCCCTCCGTCAACCGAAAGTTGTTGCCGAAATACTG GGTGGAATCCTACTTGGACCCTCTGCTCTTGGCCGGAATAAAGATTTCATGCAGTGGATTTTTCCAGCATGGAGCACTCCAATCCTTGAATCCGTAGGCAGCATGGGGCTTTTGTTCTTTCTGTTCCTTGTAGGGCTTGAGCTCGACTTGAGCTCGATTCGCAGGAGCGGGAAGAGAGCATTTGGCATAGCAGCTGCAGGCATGTCCTTGCCCTTTCTTCTTGGTGCCGGACTCACCTTTCTGACCAGAAAAGTAGTCAATGGAGATAACCATCACAAATACGGCCAGCTCCTCATGTTCATGGGAGTCTCCTTGTCAATCACCGCCTTCCCAGTTCTGGCTCGCATTCTAGCAGAGCTCAGGCTTCTCACCACGGACGTTGGCCGAACTGCAATGGCTGCAGCGGCATTCAACGATGTCTCTGCCTGGATCTTGCTTGCTCTGGCAGTGGCTCTCGCAGGAGGCGGCACAGGGGCTCACAGGAGTCCCTTAATCTCACTATGGGTACTTCTCTCTGGGGTGGCTTTtgttgctttcatgcttgtctTTGTCCGAAGAATCATGCATTGGGTGGCCCGGCAGGGCAGCAATATACATGAAGCCTATATATGGTTAACACTAGCAGCAGTTATGGTGTCTGGATTTATGACTGATCTCATAGGTATTCATGCAATATTTGGTGCATTTATCTTTGGATTGACCATTCCCAGTGATGGAGAATTCGCTAGAAGTTTGGTGCAACGAATCGAGGACTTTGTTTCGGGGCTTCTGCTGCCAGTTTACTTTGCATCTAGCGGATTAAAAACTGATATTACCAAAATACGCGGCTTGGAGGCCTGGGGGCTATTGGTGCTCACTATCTTTACAGCTTGTGCTGGGAAAATATTGGCAACCTTTTTTGCGGCTGTTCTGTGCATGATTCCTGTGAGGCAGTCACTAGCCCTTGGAGTATTGATGAACACCAAAGGTCTCGTTGAATTGATTGTTCTAAACATCGGCAAGGAGAAAAAG GTCCTGGATGATGAGATGTTTGCTATCTTAGTGTTGATGGCACTCTTTACCACCTTCATGACCACTCCAACTGTAATGGCCATCTATAGACCAGCACGAGAACTCTCACCTCCTGCTCGGCTGGAAATATCATCGACATCAAACTTGGAAGAAGAGCTCCGAATCCTAATGTGCATTCGTGGACCAGGAGATTCACAATCACTCATAAATCTTGTTGAATTATGCCGATCCACCAAGCAACCTGTATTGAAGCTCTATGTGATGCAACTGCTTGAACTCACTGATCGCTCCTCCTTGATACGGATGGTACAGCGGGTTCGGAGAAACGGCTTATCCTGCGTTAGATGCTCCCGCCAAGGAGGCGAATTGAGCAACCAAATAGTAGCTGCATTCAAGGTTTACGGTCAACTCAGCAAAGTCACAATTCGGCCAACAGCATCGATCTCTTCTTTGTCTACGATGCATGAGGACATTTGCCACGTAGCTGAAAAGAAGAGGGCAGCCATGCTCCTCCTGCCCTTCCATAAGGCTTGGAGGCGAGAGGGAAATGAAGAAATACTAATGAATTTGGGCACTGGATGGAGAGGAGTCAACCAGATGGTGCTAACTAATGCACCATGCTCTGTGGCACTGGTAGTAGATGGTGGATTTGGAGTTGCACTCGAACACAGTTTAATAGATGATAATGCTCTCATCAAGAAAGTATGCATTCTCTTCCTGGGTGGTCCAGATAGCCAGAAAGCTTTGGAGTTAGGTTGCAGGATGGCAGGGCATCCAGTAATGAGGGTTACTGTTGTTAGGTTAACCATGTTTAAAGATCTGGAAGATATGATAGAAACTCGGCCATCTTCATCTCAAGCATTTAATAGTAAGGATCATCAAATATCTATCACACCGAATGAATATTCAAGGGAACAG GAGTTGGACGACTCAATATTCATAGACTTCAGGAGGAAATGGACTGGGGAGATAGAGTTTGTAGAGAAGGAGACACACAATCTTATCAATGAGGTGAAAGCAATAGGACAAGGAGGAGAATTTGAACTAGTAATTGTGGGCCAAGGGAGATTTCCACCAGCAGTGCTTGCAGAGCTGGAAGACAGCCGACCTGAATTTGATGAGTTGGGACATGTTGGAGACCTGATATATTCTTTGGGAGAAGCCGTAAAATGTTCTCTGCTTGTTATCAAGCAAAATGATTCTGTTAAAGATAACAAGATGCCAAAACCAGAGATGGCTAACTAA